Proteins co-encoded in one Prescottella sp. R16 genomic window:
- a CDS encoding MBL fold metallo-hydrolase, producing the protein MSFASEIGDGIVQITVPMSHNPLGSTLVYAMESPGGLVLVDAGWDGDEGWEGLTAGLASVGRSITDVEGVVVTHFHPDHTGLCGRVREASGAWIAMHEADHDMFEKMSSSRGPEWMAYQLENLARAGAPLADREAFEQASGTDSPVGPESAPDRILVDDELIALTGRNLRAVYTPGHTPGHVCFYLEDANVMFTGDHVLQKTTPHVGNFAYPLEERDALAEFLDSLRRVQKMDVTRGLGAHGMPIVDVAGRAGELVDHHEERLDHLIEAFGDDEITVWEVASRMQWYRPWDKFHPMAKGMALSEAAAHLRHLVARGQVAEVPGNEPARFARV; encoded by the coding sequence ATGAGTTTTGCTTCCGAGATCGGTGACGGCATCGTGCAGATCACCGTCCCCATGTCCCACAACCCTTTGGGCAGCACGCTCGTGTACGCGATGGAGTCTCCGGGCGGCCTCGTGCTCGTCGACGCCGGCTGGGACGGCGACGAGGGCTGGGAGGGGCTGACCGCGGGCCTCGCATCCGTCGGCCGGTCGATCACCGACGTCGAGGGTGTCGTCGTCACCCACTTCCATCCCGACCACACCGGCCTGTGCGGGCGGGTGCGGGAAGCGTCCGGCGCCTGGATCGCGATGCACGAGGCCGATCACGACATGTTCGAGAAGATGTCGTCGAGCCGCGGTCCGGAGTGGATGGCCTACCAGCTCGAGAACCTCGCCCGCGCCGGCGCCCCGCTCGCCGACCGGGAGGCGTTCGAGCAGGCGTCCGGAACCGACTCCCCCGTCGGCCCGGAATCGGCGCCCGACCGGATCCTCGTCGACGACGAGCTCATCGCACTCACCGGACGCAACCTGCGCGCGGTGTACACGCCCGGCCACACCCCCGGCCACGTGTGCTTCTACCTCGAAGACGCGAACGTCATGTTCACCGGCGACCACGTGCTGCAGAAGACCACCCCGCACGTCGGGAACTTCGCCTACCCGCTCGAGGAGCGGGACGCCCTCGCCGAATTCCTCGACTCGCTGCGGCGCGTGCAGAAGATGGACGTCACCCGAGGGCTCGGCGCCCACGGCATGCCCATCGTCGACGTCGCGGGCCGCGCCGGTGAACTCGTCGACCACCACGAGGAACGCCTCGACCATCTGATCGAGGCGTTCGGCGACGACGAGATCACCGTGTGGGAGGTGGCGTCCCGCATGCAGTGGTACCGCCCGTGGGACAAGTTCCATCCGATGGCGAAGGGGATGGCCCTGTCCGAGGCCGCCGCGCACCTGCGGCACCTGGTCGCACGCGGCCAGGTCGCCGAGGTGCCCGGCAACGAACCGGCCCGCTTCGCCCGCGTCTAG
- a CDS encoding GNAT family N-acetyltransferase gives MANRIEHNTAQNRFEIYVDDALAGYADYVETGTVRDFGHTVTEPEFRGQGLAGQIVKAALDTTREQGFTVVPSCSYIAKYIETHPEYADLVA, from the coding sequence GTGGCGAACCGGATCGAACACAACACCGCGCAGAACCGCTTCGAGATCTACGTCGACGACGCCCTCGCCGGCTACGCCGACTACGTCGAGACCGGCACGGTCCGCGACTTCGGGCACACCGTCACCGAACCCGAGTTCCGCGGGCAGGGACTGGCCGGGCAGATCGTGAAGGCCGCCCTCGACACCACCCGTGAGCAGGGCTTCACCGTGGTGCCGTCGTGCTCGTACATCGCGAAGTACATCGAGACGCACCCCGAATACGCCGACCTCGTGGCCTGA